In Cicer arietinum cultivar CDC Frontier isolate Library 1 chromosome 7, Cicar.CDCFrontier_v2.0, whole genome shotgun sequence, the genomic window TGGTGTTTTGTAGGTTCTTGTGGCTTTGGTTCGATTAAAAGTGTCCCTAAAAACATAGCAAAAGAAAAACATGagaaaatattcatttattatgGAAAAAAATTATGGTGTGTGTGGTCCGTATAGACATAAAATTATAGGTTTGATCTATTCATATGTTCATAATTTAGCGCTGCACATTGATCAAGCTAGTTGGTATTCCGAGGAAGATTACCATTGAATCCGATCTTCTTTTTGTGTGCAACAGCAGCTTCAAAAAATCTAGCCTGTAACCAGGAAAAAAGCAGCATTGTTTCAAGAAAGATGCAACACGCTGCAAATTAAAAGACAAAACTACAGAAATTTTTGGAATAGGCAATTAATTACTGAAAGCTAGTGTGCCTTGCTCTTTTTAAATGTAAATCACTATGTAAGGGGAAAAATATTCAAGATGTTGACCATctaataatttagaaaatttccCTTGGGCTTCCTGCTCAGCTTTTGATTACATTTTTTTAGCATTAACATTGAAACTTGGTTATTACTGTTGTTGAAGTGTGCAAATTGATACtgttattatttcttaattttcaaGGATATTTCTTATACACTGTTTATCAACACAAGAGGCAAAAAGAGAGCACAAGCAGATAACTACATCAAGGATAGAATTATTCACGCACCAAATGATTAAGCTCTCTTTCCATATCTGTGTTCAAAAGAGATTGGTAACCCTCGCGACCGCCCCAAAACACGTAATTTTCTCCCCCCAAATAATGTGTCACCTGCAATACATTTTTATGACCATAATGAACAATGGTTCTAAAAATACAATTGACCTTGTTACTACTACTGTAATATATGTACAGACGTACCTCCATGGCTTTCTTTACTTGAGCGGCAGCATATGCATACACCTCTAGCTCAGAGCTGTAAAGCAGTTCATTTTGTGAGTCATGAACCCACTAGGCAAAAGGACTGTATAAGCTAGGAGATAATGGTGTATATGTTACCTAGTAGCGGCACCATGCATATAACGAGGATGCATGAACAACTGAGCTGTTCCCCACAAAACGCTCTTCTTATTCTGTATggtaaatttacaaaattattacaTGAATTACGGGTAGTTTGACTGAGCCaaaataaaagagtttacaTCTGATTGCGTTAAGTTATATCTTTTATAACAAAGCACTCAACACAATGCCACACTATATATAAACCcctatttgattttatttttttttcattccatATTCCATTGTATTATAACACATTGGAAAGGAGAATAAAAAAAACCAGTGTTATCAACATTTCAAAACCACAATTCACAAAACAAAATctcatattttttcattttccatATTCCCAAACatttcatataatttatttgaagtgaAGAAGCATAATTACAGAACTCTGTACTGATTTTAAAAGCAGAGAGGCTTATTTTCCTACTTTAAGCTGATTATCtgaaaactattatattttaaaagatccATTCATGTCAAATTACCTGACTCTGAAGCTCTTGAGCAAGGGCCACCACTTCATCCAAGTTTGCATTTGATTCCTAAGACACAGGCAACAAGTGCAATACAATAGCTCAGAAAGAGTTAAAACCTTAATAAACGTAGCAGCAGATCATTAATCAAGAAAGCAAATTCAATCAACTATGTCCTTGACCGTAGTTTAATATTCcagatataaaaaataagtaagCATATGCACTGCCTCTAAACTCTGATCCTCTTTAAGAATTGCAATTAAGTAAAGCTGAGAAATTTTAAAGATTGACACACCTCAAGAGTCTTCCCATCAGGAGCTATATCCCTATCGTGGAAGCACCAAAAGTCGACACCAAGTTTGTTTATGAACTCGAAATTTGCTCTCACTGCATTATTTATGAGAAATTTATATTGCATCACATAAAAATCTCTGAATTTGAGGTACATCAAATTGGAGAGTGAAGAATTAGCATACTTCTTCTTTTAGCCATGCTTAATGAATTGGTACCATCTTCCCATGGCCAATGTTTGGTAGGTGCACCGAATGGATCACCACCTGTTCCACGGAATGTATGCCAAAATGCAACACTAAATCTGAACCAATCCTGCAGTTACATAAGAGTAAATTCAAGTCGAAATCCAAGTGTGGGTGGAACAAAAAATGTCTGCATAGAATATAAATGAAAACCAACCTTCATCTTCTTCCCAATAATTTCCTCCTCTGCATTGTACCATTTAAATGAAAGTGGATTCTTACTGGATGGCCcctgaaaataaaataaatgcacTAATAAATGGATGTACGGCACATTCTACAGAATGCAAATGAAAATAAGAAGAGTTTGGAACTAATTAAGGTTTCTCAAACAATGTTATTATGTTgtcaagaacaaaaaaaaaaatgaaaactaatTCAGTTGAGGAGGATCTACCTCTTTCTCCTCAAGTGGAGTAAAATTAATGTATAATCAATATGAACACCAAAACCCTCCCCTactcatttttattaaaaatattgcaTTTCCAAAACATTGGAGAAGTTAGGAGGATcccaaataatcaaataaacctTCATTATACTCccttttactttatatattcttttatacCTTAATTCCTTTCTTCACTCCCAAACACAGCCTCAAATGACAATATGAAACGTTGCAAGATGTAtgcatttaattaaattcaGTTTAGCgcaaaaattatatcaaaataatccTAATTCATATTATTATGTAAAACAATAATAgatcaagaaaaaaataaagtgtgATAACCAAGTGTAGCCAcctcatatttaattttggaAATGCCAGGAAAAAACTCCCCTTCCCACTCATCTGAATCGCCACTTTTACCAACATTCGTGGCAGGGCAAGTCTGAGGTGCACCAATCTAttatccatcaaacaaaaacaaacctTATTAGCATATAATACTCAAAAATtgaacacacacaaaaatatatatatagggaaAAAATGTATCAGTACCACTGCATAACACAAGACATTCAAACAAAGAAGAAGCAGTAAGACTTTCCCAGATTTCATTATCATGGATTAACGTAATTCCTGCACAATAGAGAGAGTAAGAAAATCAAATCGTCAATTAACACTTCAACAGCGCATCACAATTGAAGACATAAAAGAATATGATCGTCGTTGTAATAACTATATGTATGAGAAATTTAGCTTAATAAATAACATATGAATATGTATAAGAGTGAGAAATTGAGTTCAGCGGAGAAAAAGGGTAAAAACATGAAGCTAAAAAATAGTAATACGAAATGAGGATAAAAAGCGGTGAAGAGTGTAACCGTAAGAGATTGAAACTTGTTCAGCGATAGAGATGTAACAATTACCGAGCAGGAATGGAtcgatttataaaaattattgtgaaatattgattcctaattttcttcttcaattcgGTTTGTTGTGGTGTTATTATGGGGAAAACCTCGAATAATTGGAATTGTGAATTTGAGTAATTGATAGTAATATATATAGCTACAGATTAAGTAgtgttattaatattattggaTAAGAACGATATCAATTAGCAAGTGCTATATCACGTGTTCCGCTGTCAGACTGGATATATATTCGGAAGATTATACACAACATTTATTTAACGTGTgctattttcaaatttttccaaaaaagaagatcacttgaaattttataattattgttaataCTTTTTAGTATTGTAAATTAATAACTCTTTTCATTTTTAGTGATCTAACTGTAATTTGATGAATGCTGATTCAACTAAGAGAAAATGATGGATAACcatgtaaataaaaatttaatttatgaattaTTAAATGATTGGATATTTGGCCGAGTATTCAACAAAACACCGTGTATAAAAGTATTCACCATTTGTAGTCTTTTATATTATACACAATTTATTTTTTCGAttgtaaatatcatttatttataattttttaattttaatatctaaTAAATAGTCAATTATTTCAATCCAacatcttaaaaaaattatttcttccatgttaatataactaatttgtttattaaaaaaattatctcaaaataattgatttatttaatttttagtagaGTTCTCTCTAATTATACATTTGAATTAATACTActtacattatttttaatataatattttttattaaataagtttatcaattatttactttactttttatcaaaaataatttgtttattaaattataattatctcagttttatttttatttttttttattttaattaattgtgggTCTCACACTTACACGTCATataagagcatctccaacgggagtgaaaatgagttcgtccaCCAGCGTGGAATTACTTAACTCCAGTTTTTTGTGGGTTGGTGTCATCACAGTTCTGTCAGGAAGAAACGGTGCTTCATAGtggttaccttttttttttttctctatctactttcacaatttaataataatataactataaccgctaccttttataaatttattaataataataaatttattattttttattaatttatagtcgtaaacttctttttaatttattaaataataataattttgtaaccattaccttttttttctatctacttttacaatttaataataatataattataaccgctaccttgtattaatttattaataataataaatttaacattttttattaatttatagtcgttaactttttttttaatttattaaataataataattttgtaaccattagctttttttagttaatatactaccgttagccttttttttcttctttaattacgattgttagctcattaatagaaacaatttgttactcatactttttcttcacaatttttgttatagaagtttattaaagtttttattaacgtacttttttatttatttttccatttaaattaatattttaagttataataaaattaaatattaatgtataaattaaagtaatggaatataatatgattttttaaaagttaaaccttaaaaaatgaatgagttgatttaaggtgatgtggcatagtagaacttgaatcatgttgagttcataGTTGGAatagaaaatgagtgaattgcttcaagatgatCTGGCACAGTGGACCCCATATTGAGTTCGCCGTTGGAGATGCTCTCCAACCGTAGCcaaatgagttcgtccgccGACGTGTAATCACTTAACTTCCAGTTTTTTGTGAATTCACTGTTGGAGTTGTGCCAAGGTGTAATCACTGTAATCACGGTACTGTCAGGAAGGAACGGTGTTTCATAgcagttactttttttttttttctatctactttcacaatttaataataatataattataattaatttattaataataataaatttatctttttttattaatttatagccgttaactttttttttaatttattaataataataaatttatctttttttattaatttatagccgttaactttttttttaatttattaataataataaaaataatgtataataatattaattggaatatttaaattaatattttaagttatagtaaaattgaatataactaaaatattaatgtataaattaaatttatgagaTATAATATggttttttaaaagttaaacagTAAAAAAGAAATGAGTTGATTTAGAGTGATGTGGCATAGTAGAACCTATTTAAATGGATTATGTTGAGTTCATTGGAACAAAAAAGGAATGAGttgcttcaagatgatgtgacACAGTAGACCTCATTTAATGAACTCATATTGAGTTCACTATTGGAGATGCTAGTATGATGCGACATTGAAGAAACCACTTGATAGTAGTTATGGATCTTGAAATGTTTTCTTAAAAACTTAGAGATGCTCTTCAAGCTTCAAGgggttatttttatttataagggTCAAAGTGATTAGATACTCTTggagtaagaaaaaaaaaagtaggtgTTTACGGTGAACACAGCATAATAAACTCCCGTGCctattttgttttaatgaaaagaaagaaaaaaattctttaaacaactcacttttataatttttatttgcactcaattttatcataaataagaatatgtattcatttattttaatttatactaaacttatattaattattcaaaaaataaaatatatttattttaattaatttttatcaataataagttaacaacaataagaaatacataaatatgatgaaaatatataatactgagaaatacataataaatatgACAAATGATGCCATTTCAAACCACAAAGCAATGTTGAAATGTTTAAACAATTGCATATTTATCTAATCAACACTGAACTCAACAATAAtgtctcaattttttttcaattgctCCTATATGTAAATGAAGGGCCACTAAAAAAAACGCAGTACTTTCACTCTTCCAACGCCCCTCCACTCGCTCATTCATTATTTCCAAAACTAACTACACCAAAGAGAACATTGGATTTATATCTCAACACTTTCACTCCTACATcgattatttttgaaaaattcaatttacttctatcaattttattattcaaaaaacTTTAGATCTATTATTTATCCCACACAAATATAAAATCagtaagaaattttatttttcaaaaatccaatttaaaaattaacatactaaaaatttaaaattttcggtgcgtaaaagaatttatatacaatatatttcacaaacaaaattttgaatatgTAAAACAAATTgaggaaaaaataattataccaaaaatttatggtatttgaaaaaaaaatagagaaaaaaagttatattcgaaattttaaaaaaaatcatattataaatttcaaaaactttgaatttcttgcatgtaaaataaattgagaaaaaattttatataccgaaaatttcaaaaactctaaatttctgatatttaaaaaaaaacatagagtCTGAGTTTAAAAAATAGGctgaatttgtttaaaatatttgtattttctacAAATGTATTTGTAACACCTCAAATACTGTATAATacgtttattattattttactaataattatgtatttatatttttattgtcataattcatatatttatagtaatcttttttattttatttaatcataaatGATTGTTAATTATTCAAGTGAAGTTTAGTTTAGGAAGTTCTTACTAGTGTGTTTGTTATAGTTGgggaatgaattaaaaataaatccaaTGGAAATCTCAAGTTCAACTACAAATAATTCATTTTGTAGTCAAACATAACTTATCATTAGTAAAGATTTGGAGGAGCGTGATAGATAATTTTCATCACACTTCGTATGACTCAAAACTCAATtgttagaaaggaaaaaaaaatgaatgaaagaaagaaagagggaGGACATAAACTAAAAGAAGAGGGAAAattaagaagaaagaagaaaaagaagagagaaaacaCCATCACTCTCCCTTGCATGTTTTACCTCCAAGCTTACCTACATTATTCCTTTACGGTATATTGAATACAAATGAGGAGAGGAAGATAAAAAGAAAGAGGGTTAGGTTTGACTcttgaagaaacaaaatgaagattGAAGATGAAGGTCAAGTGACggttattatcaataaatgagATTAAAGCTTAACCTTAGAAAAAGCCACAACTCTCTCACATCTACAAGTTAATGTAACATATAAAACTCTCTTAAAACCTCTCTTAGGTGTGCTTAGAGATCATGATTTGTATGTTTGGATATTGAGATAatcatatttgatttaatatcaTTGATTATTAATAATGCATGATAAGTGTTTGTATTAATTACTATGAAGAGTTATAgttttattatgattgttgaGTGATGTGGTTGAGTTGGTGATGAGATGATAATTGTTTAGTATTGATAATTAATCGATTTATGCTTAATTGTTTAGTATtgataattaattgaaatgaaaatagtATAATGTCTCTGAACCCGTATAGGTATACATTTGGTATTTGTTCATAACTTTCTCTATATATAGTGTTTTGAGCTGATTTTTATTCCATtagaaaatagatttaattaCTATCAAAATAAACACTGATTTCACTAAATTTCATTGAAAATTGATAAAGGAACTTGAGTtacaagttgaaaaaaaaattgttgttgcGTTTTTGCACATTGATaccttattttattaaactgcATTAATTGAATGTCTGttatgcaaaataaaaattatatttataaatcagaCATCTTAAGCTTTCCAAAATATTATCGTTTGTTCAAATCAGACATTGCTTgatgttttaattaaattgcCAAAGTTATAGTGTTTTCTGCATAAAATTATTATGACGTAGCTGAGTTAAAATGAGTATAACATAAGTAATAGGAATCAGTTTTGAGTGAAATTAGTTGGGTCCGCAAGAAGACATATAGTAATTTTATCAAGTTAAGATGTAcggtttttataaatataaaaatgacttAGTAGTATTGTAAACACAATTATTATGTCATAAGATTATTATGtaatgttgttaattttataatacCATAACTTGAGTTATATAGATCAATTTCGAGTGAAACTAAttacatttgaaaatttaaatataacaacTACTTTCTGGAAGTTTGATGCTAATACatggtgtgtgtgtgtgtgtatatatatacacatatgaTTTATATGTTAAGTTCATGTTCAATTGTGTGAATGGAGACTACTCATATgttatgattatatatatatatatatatatatatatattatagctAGATGAACTATTCGTCTATATATGACGGAAGTGACGGGTAAATGGGATACTACTTACGgacttaattatattaaatattatcaaaAGATGTTTATTCAAGTAGATGACATTGAGTGAAACTAATGTAGTCTTTATGACTTACTTGCTATGTAGAatttaagtcattagattactTATGTCTATTGgcttaaattatttgaaagatttGAAGCCAGAGGTGAAAGCAGTACCTGAGTATAActtatgaataaataatattttattatattgagGTATAGTTTATCGAGAGGATTTTCCATGCTTAACATACCAGAATGGCTATGAAAcatctataattatttttattaattctatGTTATTGAGTTTTATGTTCACAATGTTGAGGTGATGTTTTCTATGTACATGTTATTGAAAGTCTAAGGAGTATTTAGATTGCTCACCAATCTTTCAATGTCATGAATTGGAGTTAGATCACATCTTGAGTTTAGATTACACTTATACTTTAATTAAGTGTTACTTGAAAGTTGTTTTAaagtttgtaaatattttaatattctaaataattttaagaatttataaaaaaaaaaattatatttatttgcaaACACTTAGATACTTTTAAATTGAAAGTTTTAgtttcataattaaattttagacattaatatatttttggaagttcatacaaaaattataaaatatggaATATGAAATCCAATTCTCCAATACCAAAGGCGACATATTGGATTATGTCAAATTGGTGAggtctttaaattttttcatattataataaaatgaggatgaattttattttgttatattatgccaaaataaatttattcacatttaatctctattttaattttataaaaactttttttagtaactaaaaatattatttttttataaaaaaattaaaataaggactaaaagtgaataaaaaaatttaaagaataaaaatttgaaattttttatatagaaaataaaatttattttacttttttattatcattaaaattgattttatttatttattagaatctaatttttaatattagaacGTGTTAAGacgactttgatgaaatttttatcTTCTCTCCTAACTGAAGAAGGATATTATTTGTTTAATGTAATAGAATCGTATCTTAATTAAGAAACCTTGCAAAATGTTAAGAAACCTTGCAAAATGTTAAGAAACCTTGAATGCCGCGTAGGGCAGGTCTggggtttttatttatttttattagacaTGGCTAAAGCTCAAAAGAAGACTACAAAGAAAATAGCTTATGACTATAAACTCTCTTAACATCAACAAACAGATCACTAAGGGACTTCATTGACATTGACACACAACCTAGTTGTAGAATCAAGTCGCTTTTCACTCCAAACATTTATTGAATTTCCGCTACGCACATTCCACGTCTCAAATTGCATGGAAGGCCAGACTTTAGCCACATTGTATTTAACCAAACATTGTATAAAAAAACAAGTATTTGACCAAACAAGTTTGGTTCAAGATGGGAAAATAATGattgatttttcaattttggaCCCAAAGATCTCTGTCCAATATAGTTTAGTGGAATCTGTTCATTGTCTATCCAACatagtttatttaaataggttagTTTCTTGTCTAAAACACTTTTTGTGTGATATGTagcatattttttttagttaaagagACTTCTAAAAAACCTTAAGTCTTAcgtgtttaaaacaaataataatataattctaAAATTTTCATAGATTAAATCATAAATCCACGTCAAACGATTTGACCTATTACGACACATATTTACCAAATAATATGGGTAGATTAATTTTATACAACCCAATGTACTAAGTACACCCATCATCACATAATATAAGTTATTGTAGCAAAAACGTTGTCCAATTCCATATGCTGTTTTTCAATACCAAATGAAagattaattttgttttcattattaTACTCTAGcaatttattattaatctaCAACATATAATTTATCAGGTATccgtaaataaaataaatgaataattcaATTATCCATGTCAATAAATAAGGTAGGGTGGATAGTGAATTGTtgcataattattttcattttatacttaGTTTACAtacaaaatcttaaaaaaaaatatttaatcttaaATTCACGACACAAGTGATTTCTCTCGTGTCTCCTTTCATAaactaacaaataaataataagataattttataacaaaatgcctttttttatgaatataaaaaatggtgttcaaaaagttaattttgtgtggaattttataaaatacttCTTCTAATCTCTCGATTataattagcaaaaagttatattttataattttaaatataataaaaagtcAACTAACTctaacatatttaatattattatttatttctataaCACCCttctattaataatttttttctttcatagaACAAGTTTTTATGAGAGACAAtttataaatacaattaatttttttagaccTTTTCgctactttaaaaaatataattaacataAACCACTTTTCATATgagttatatattttgttgtttatatataaatatgacgGGAGTACgtcataaataataaatatacaaaattatatttacttcCTCTTAAGTTATCTTAAATGATATTAACTctccttttaaaaaatattcatctcctctatattaactaaaaaaattgtgtataacatttatttttctgtcattcTTTTAACTATATGTCATTTATCATAAAAAGACAAGAATACACAATTCAGTTGTgttactaaaaatataattatacctTTCAAAACTGCAAATATCAGACGTATAGTCGtacttttataaattaaagcAAAAACTTTAGTTGTGTCATATAGTAAATAACATGAATAAATATAAGTGtgacaaaaaattatttgatgcaACTTCTTTTAGTAAGTATAAGGGAAGTaagtattttttcaaaatttaaaaaggtGTTAGTGTCATTTAAGACAACCTCAAAGGAGGTAAATGCAATTTCTCCTAATAAATAGAACAATACTAAATATTacgatgaaaaataaaaataaaatataaaaaatattgtgtcatattttaattgattttactATTTCAACTCACTGAATTAATGTATAGTTACTTttactaatttaaaattttagcatgaatgattttttgtgaaaatatatCTCTTACTATATGTAGCACCATTGAATAAATAATCACTGTTATGTTCAACCATGACATTGTAAAAGTTTATCTAttgaataacaaataaaatatatatatattttttaaacaatgaGACTTAATTCAATGGAcatatgataatattattagACTGAATTCTATGTctcgaatttaaatttgagaatatctaaaaaaagaaaaaaaatcttactTTTGCCTAAATTTAATGATTATTTATGGTAGATTTAAATTGATAAGTGATTGTTTTTAAACAcacaataaacaaaaaaacttcatgtaattatatataagtaAATTATTGAATAAGTTTATACTTTCTACCAAAATTAATAGatgttatttcaaaaaattaataaaatttaattcatttgacatatcattaattttttttcggAAATCTTTTAAAAACTTTGACTTTCATTATATCTAAATTAAAAGttatacattatatatatatatgaaaataaaaatgatgatttataattgattgattgtgaattttttaaaaagtaattacacggttaatatatcaattttttttatctaaaaattgAAGGTAAAAATACGATAttcaaatctaaaataaaaaagtttatatttatttttataaaagttaattCATTTGACATGATTGACATAGTCCCGTAAcaaaagtatataaataaaaaggcaTTGAATAATGCTCCCAATCCATGTTAAAAGCTACTTcacattttttaagaaaaataattgatatatttaagtttataaaaataattatatttttttaattgacttTCATGAGGCTCActccatcaaaataaaatacaaattaattacaatatataaAGATTAATAACAGTAAACATTAATGATAATATCAAGATTAAGTAGTagtatatattagtagtaataTTTATGCCGCGATTTCTATTGTGCACcgtaaacaatatttttttgacCATTGGATGATAAAGACTTACCTGTTCACACACAACtccatgaaaaaaaaaatcataatctcaaaagtagaaataagaacataaacgaAAGTATAAGGgtgatgtttttttttccttccatttttcaatttttttttacataaaatccCAAATACACACCACATAAAGGGATCAAACACATTTATGATTTATGTGTTCATCACCGTTGTATGCAATTTTCTAATAATTCCAGCATTTGTGGTTATAgttcttccaaattgaaatttcataatcataaaattatttttgcaaaATCTTATTTAATCCAACTTCCAGTCAAAAACACATTCATCAGTCTAAACAACCAGCCAGCCAGCCATCTCTACCTACCAGAAATGCTAACTACTTCCCCTTCGTGGAGTTTGCGATTGAGATTTAACAACgcattattataaatttatacattcgatttttattaatttgtccACGCCCTAGCTCGACATTTTTTGTGGATGGAATTGGAGAGGACCGTGGTTGATACAACACAGTGCAAATTaacatgaaataaattttatatcataaattaaCATGATTGGTTGTgattttttatactatatatcattttaaatttttatatcataATTTTACTTATGTTAATTAAGTGATTGCggagttaaataaaatatcacaccATCAATGGCAGGTGAATCAGAAGATGGATTACAATCAAAGCGcaaataaatgaagaaaaaaaagttatatattgataccaaaattatactatttaactaatttttatttttgagctTTGAAAATACATTTAGAAACCATCCATTTCCATTATTTTTGTTTCACAACAATAAGTATTATGcacctaaaaaaaatatgtatatatgtttccatcacttttttaaaatctcaagtatatataacatattaacATATAAGTTAAGTATATGTAAAATCtatttcaactaaaaaatattaaaattatctaGTTGAATAACCATTTAATCTATAA contains:
- the LOC101511586 gene encoding xylose isomerase; translation: MIMKSGKVLLLLLCLNVLCYAVIGAPQTCPATNVGKSGDSDEWEGEFFPGISKIKYEGPSSKNPLSFKWYNAEEEIIGKKMKDWFRFSVAFWHTFRGTGGDPFGAPTKHWPWEDGTNSLSMAKRRMRANFEFINKLGVDFWCFHDRDIAPDGKTLEESNANLDEVVALAQELQSQNKKSVLWGTAQLFMHPRYMHGAATSSELEVYAYAAAQVKKAMEVTHYLGGENYVFWGGREGYQSLLNTDMERELNHLARFFEAAVAHKKKIGFNGTLLIEPKPQEPTKHQYDWDAATTANFLRKYGLEGEFKLNIECNHATLSGHSCHHELETARINGLLGNIDANTGDPQVGWDTDQFLVDIQEATMIMLSVIRNDGIAPGGFNFDAKLRRESTDVEDLFIAHIVGMDTMARGLRTAAKLIEDGSLAELVRKRYQSFDTEIGAQIEAGKADFDLLEKKAKEWGEPKVASAKQELAEMIFQSAI